Proteins co-encoded in one Brassica oleracea var. oleracea cultivar TO1000 chromosome C4, BOL, whole genome shotgun sequence genomic window:
- the LOC106336963 gene encoding protein RETICULATA-like, producing the protein MAGCAINCQFSSAVKLRNDVTSLRIRSRDFAFGGSVKELKVPVLRINGVSSKQRWRLLMVNMSQSPVEPLSSVAASTEPTKEDGGSILGKGDNAGSLGTDEPAKLVSDGGGGGGNGGFNNGGGGGGGGDDGGEDYEEKEFGPLLKFEEVMRETEARGATLPSDMLEAAKTFGIRKLILLRYLDLQSSAGLLGFAIRSWSMLRNRMLADPSFLFKIGTEIVIDSCCATVAEVQKRGKDFWAEFELYVADLLVGVVVNVALVGMLAPFVRFGQPSASSGFLGPMLNAYNALPSSVFEAERPGCRFSAQQRLATYFYKGIMYGAVGFGCGIVGQGIANLIMTAKRSINKSQEDIPVPPLIKSAALWGVFLSVSSNTRYQIINGLERVVEASPFAKKVPPVALAFTVGVRFANNIYGGMQFVDWARLSGCQ; encoded by the exons ATGGCAGGGTGTGCAATAAATTGCCAGTTCTCGAGTGCCGTGAAGCTACGAAACGACGTCACTTCGCTTAGGATTCGCAGTCGAGACTTTGCGTTTGGTGGTTCGGTTAAGGAACTGAAAGTCCCTGTTTTGAGGATTAATGGTGTTTCCAGTAAGCAAAGGTGGAGGCTTTTGATGGTTAACATGTCTCAGTCTCCCGTTGAGCCGTTATCTAGTGTTGCTGCCTCTACTGAACCAACGAAAGAAGACGGTGGTAGCATCTTAGGGAAAGGCGACAATGCTGGAAGCTTAGGAACTGATGAACCGGCGAAGCTTGTAAGTGATGGTGGTGGCGGTGGCGGTAATGGTGGATTTAACAACGGTGGTGGAGGTGGAGGAGGAGGTGATGACGGTGGAGAGGATTATGAAGAAAAAGAGTTTGGACCGCTTTTGAAATTTGAAGAGGTAATGAGAGAGACCGAAGCTAGAGGAGCCACGCTTCCATCAGATATGTTGGAGGCTGCTAAGACCTTTGGGATCCGCAAATTGATTCTCCTTAGGTACTTGGATTTGCAG AGCTCAGCTGGGCTGCTTGGGTTCGCTATAAGATCATGGTCTATGCTTCGCAACAGAATGTTGGCTGATCCATCTTTCCTCTTCAAAATAGGGACTGAG ATAGTCATTGATTCTTGTTGTGCCACTGTTGCTGAAGTTCAAAAGAGAGGCAAAGATTTCTGGGCTGAGTTTGAGTTGTATGTTGCTGATCTTCTCGTTGGAGTTGTGGTTAACGTTGCTCTTGTCGGTATGTTGGCTCCTTTTGTCCGTTTCGGTCAACCATCTGCGTCCAGTGGCTTCTTAGGACCCATGCTTAACGCTTATAATGCGCTTCCTAGCAG CGTGTTTGAAGCTGAGAGACCAGGGTGTAGATTCTCTGCTCAACAGAGACTTGCTACGTACTTCTACAAGGGTATAATGTATGGTGCAGTTGGGTTTGGATGTGGCATTGTAGGTCAAGGCATTGCTAATCTGATCATGACTGCTAAACG GAGCATAAATAAATCACAAGAAGACATCCCAGTACCACCTCTCATCAAGAGTGCAGCTCTCTGGG GTGTCTTCTTGAGTGTTTCTTCGAATACTCGTTATCAGATCATCAATGGTCTAGAGAGAGTGGTTGAAGCATCGCCTTTCGCCAAGAAAGTGCCTCCTGTGGCTTTGGCGTTTACCGTTGGTGTAAGGTTTGCTAATAACATCTACGGTGGGATGCAGTTTGTGGATTGGGCGAGATTGAGCGGTTGTCAGTGA
- the LOC106337961 gene encoding putative glycine-rich cell wall structural protein 1: MEPWVIIIIAIASCVGVLIFIVALAGGRDGRGAGGGEDHGGGGGGGREGEGGLRGRGYSGGHVGFWSSGGGGSSWFGGGGGFGGGDGGFGGGGGGGGGGGDGGGGGGGGGGC, translated from the coding sequence ATGGAGCCTTGGGTAATAATAATCATAGCTATTGCTTCTTGTGTTGGTGTTTTGATATTTATCGTGGCCTTAGCTGGGGGTCGTGATGGCAGAGGGGCCGGAGGAGGGGAGGATCATGGCGGAGGCGGAGGCGGAGGCCGAGAGGGTGAGGGAGGTCTAAGAGGTCGTGGTTATTCTGGGGGTCATGTAGGATTTTGGAGTAGCGGTGGAGGTGGCAGCAGCTGGTTTGGTGGTGGTGGAGGTTTTGGCGGCGGTGATGGAGGTTTTGGTGGCGGTGGTGGTGGTGGTGGTGGTGGCGGTGATGGAGGTGGAGGTGGCGGAGGCGGAGGAGGTTGCTGA
- the LOC106337962 gene encoding uncharacterized protein LOC106337962: protein MAPRTPKRRTVQHFTHIHPLTEFNSAGDFICDGCKTYGSGKTYRCEPCNYDLHDYCATCPLTLPTFIHPQHELSLVVRKQQSTRQNERACDICNESVEGLFYRCKLCEFDVHPLCTQLPQHVRHVLHPAHHLEFRLGGASPCMVCYNPCQSWRYRCELCRFDIHMECILTVCNTSPSDKTEASSTKSKGLKPQGRQPSWSAPWQQPHMGYPYGFGPMGQQPHFGYPHAFGHMGQQPYHPHNFNNFGFMNGLNMNPVQVPEAGSGQKPSSSKGWKMFTIASKLTIGVVSNALFGVSLEGLFF from the coding sequence ATGGCTCCAAGAACACCAAAACGCCGCACCGTTCAGCATTTCACGCATATTCATCCACTAACCGAGTTTAACAGCGCCGGTGACTTCATCTGCGACGGCTGCAAAACCTACGGCTCAGGCAAAACCTATCGATGCGAACCATGCAACTACGATCTCCATGATTACTGCGCCACGTGTCCCCTCACCCTACCAACCTTCATTCATCCCCAGCATGAGCTCAGCCTCGTCGTCCGTAAACAACAGTCCACGCGCCAGAACGAACGCGCATGCGACATCTGCAACGAGTCGGTGGAAGGGTTGTTCTATAGATGCAAGCTGTGTGAGTTTGACGTGCACCCTCTCTGCACGCAGCTTCCACAGCACGTGAGGCACGTGCTTCATCCTGCTCATCACTTGGAGTTTCGCCTCGGAGGAGCTAGCCCGTGTATGGTGTGTTACAACCCGTGCCAATCTTGGAGGTATAGGTGTGAGTTATGTAGGTTTGATATTCATATGGAGTGTATATTAACCGTGTGCAACACGTCACCTTCTGACAAGACCGAAGCATCGAGCACTAAGAGTAAAGGCCTCAAGCCACAAGGAAGACAACCATCATGGTCCGCGCCGTGGCAACAACCGCATATGGGTTACCCTTATGGGTTTGGACCGATGGGTCAACAACCGCATTTTGGTTACCCTCATGCGTTTGGACATATGGGTCAACAACCTTATCATCCTCATAATTTTAATAATTTTGGTTTCATGAACGGGCTCAATATGAATCCGGTTCAAGTACCAGAGGCCGGATCGGGTCAAAAACCAAGTTCTAGCAAGGGCTGGAAAATGTTTACTATTGCCTCCAAGCTAACAATTGGTGTGGTTTCTAATGCACTGTTTGGGGTTTCCCTTGAAGGTCTCTTTTTTTGA
- the LOC106341761 gene encoding histone chaperone ASF1-like isoform X2: protein MASKKKHSEGIALLSVYSDEDDEEMEEEEEHRNQEQVERIEEDERLEESNFMDEERVRGEDSTTPKVLDNGADDDTSGESSDTLLDQFLPPPPRDKCSEELQ from the exons ATGGCTTCGAAGAAGAAGCACTCTGAAGGAATCGCTTTACTCTCCGTTTACAGTGACGAGGATGACGAAGAGATGGAAGAAGAAGAAGAGCATAGAAATCAGGAACAAGTTGAACGAATCGAAGAGGATGAACGCCTAGAAGAATCGAATTTCATGGATGAAGAGAGAGTAAGAGGAGAAGATTCCACAACCCCTAAGGTCCTCGATAATGGAGCCGATGATGATACGTCAGGGGAAAGTAGTGATACGTTGTTGGATCAGTTTCTTCCACCGCCACCGAGAGATAAGTGCTCCGAGGAGCTGCAA TGA
- the LOC106341761 gene encoding histone chaperone ASF1-like isoform X1, with amino-acid sequence MASKKKHSEGIALLSVYSDEDDEEMEEEEEHRNQEQVERIEEDERLEESNFMDEERVRGEDSTTPKVLDNGADDDTSGESSDTLLDQFLPPPPRDKCSEELQNYQRTNPICKRKKLSVDK; translated from the exons ATGGCTTCGAAGAAGAAGCACTCTGAAGGAATCGCTTTACTCTCCGTTTACAGTGACGAGGATGACGAAGAGATGGAAGAAGAAGAAGAGCATAGAAATCAGGAACAAGTTGAACGAATCGAAGAGGATGAACGCCTAGAAGAATCGAATTTCATGGATGAAGAGAGAGTAAGAGGAGAAGATTCCACAACCCCTAAGGTCCTCGATAATGGAGCCGATGATGATACGTCAGGGGAAAGTAGTGATACGTTGTTGGATCAGTTTCTTCCACCGCCACCGAGAGATAAGTGCTCCGAGGAGCTGCAA AATTACCAGAGGACTAACCCAATATGCAAGAGGAAGAAGTTGTCAGTGGACAAATAA